Proteins encoded within one genomic window of Chitinophaga parva:
- the rplS gene encoding 50S ribosomal protein L19, which translates to MNAINFVHEQLTAKKQHPKFKAGDNVTVNYKIVEGSKERIQSFKGDVLKIQGTGFTASFTVRKISDGIGVERVFPMFSPNIDSIVLNKVGKVRRARLFYLRERAGKAARIKEKRV; encoded by the coding sequence ATGAACGCAATTAATTTTGTTCACGAGCAGTTAACTGCTAAGAAACAGCACCCGAAGTTTAAAGCCGGTGACAACGTTACCGTAAACTATAAGATCGTAGAAGGTAGCAAAGAGAGGATCCAGTCCTTTAAAGGTGACGTATTGAAGATCCAGGGCACTGGTTTTACGGCATCTTTCACCGTAAGGAAAATTTCCGATGGCATTGGCGTTGAGCGCGTGTTTCCCATGTTCTCTCCCAACATCGACAGCATTGTACTCAATAAAGTGGGTAAAGTAAGAAGGGCACGCCTGTTCTACCTGCGTGAACGCGCTGGTAAAGCTGCCCGTATCAAAGAAAAAAGGGTTTAG
- the trmD gene encoding tRNA (guanosine(37)-N1)-methyltransferase TrmD, with product MRIDIITVLPELLESPFSHSILKRAKDKGLLEVQLHNLRDYSTLPRAQVDDYQFGGGAGMVMMMEPLVNAIESLQAKTTYDEVIYLTPDGETLNQRMANQLSLKENLLMICGHYKGIDERIREHFVTREISIGDFVLSGGELAAAVLVDALGRLLPGVLNDETSALFDSFQDNLLAPPVYTRPEEFRGWKVPEVLMSGNHRLIEDWRHDQAVARTQARRPDLLK from the coding sequence ATGCGAATAGATATCATCACCGTGTTGCCGGAACTGCTGGAAAGCCCTTTTTCCCATTCCATCCTGAAAAGGGCTAAGGACAAAGGCCTGCTGGAAGTGCAGCTGCACAACCTGCGGGATTACTCCACGCTGCCCCGCGCCCAGGTAGACGACTACCAGTTTGGGGGCGGTGCCGGCATGGTGATGATGATGGAGCCGCTGGTGAACGCCATTGAAAGCCTGCAGGCCAAAACCACCTACGATGAAGTGATCTACCTGACGCCGGACGGGGAAACCCTGAACCAGCGCATGGCCAACCAGCTTTCCCTCAAAGAGAACCTGCTCATGATCTGTGGCCATTACAAAGGCATTGATGAGCGCATCCGCGAGCACTTTGTCACCAGGGAGATCTCCATCGGTGATTTTGTGCTCTCCGGCGGGGAACTGGCTGCCGCCGTGCTGGTGGATGCCCTGGGCCGCCTGTTGCCGGGGGTGCTCAATGATGAAACCTCGGCCCTTTTTGACTCCTTCCAGGACAACCTCCTGGCCCCGCCGGTATACACCCGGCCGGAAGAGTTCCGTGGCTGGAAAGTGCCGGAAGTGCTCATGAGCGGGAATCACCGGCTTATTGAAGACTGGCGCCACGACCAGGCAGTAGCAAGAACGCAGGCGAGGAGACCGGATCTGTTGAAGTAG
- a CDS encoding Sec-independent protein translocase subunit TatA/TatB, which translates to MTVVMVKSSFLFLNEVGGTEILLIAVVVLLLFGGNKIPELMRGLGKGMREFNDAKNNVRREIEEGMRDVQAPPKPAPAATTTAAAAPAQPIGPAANEAPAAPATPENNA; encoded by the coding sequence ATGACTGTTGTAATGGTTAAATCTTCTTTCTTATTCCTCAATGAAGTGGGTGGCACAGAGATCCTGCTGATCGCTGTGGTGGTGTTGCTGCTGTTTGGCGGTAACAAGATCCCGGAGCTGATGAGAGGTTTGGGTAAAGGGATGCGTGAGTTCAACGATGCCAAGAACAATGTTCGCCGTGAGATTGAAGAAGGAATGCGCGATGTACAGGCTCCGCCTAAACCCGCTCCTGCTGCCACCACCACTGCTGCCGCTGCTCCTGCACAGCCCATCGGGCCCGCTGCAAATGAAGCGCCGGCCGCACCGGCTACC
- a CDS encoding glycosyltransferase family protein — MAQKQVALLELGGSHSECMYAQIQFLQSRGYGVHIVCNAHLWPFFEAVTGLAGHQLHVVETSIKNHWGIWRRLRAYLKANSIHTIVVNTAENSVVRDLTVLGLPVKTWAGIVHNGRKFNRGFTLRKLILRKIKRCYVLNDTLLLHVLPPAGIKLGCFYPIFFPQLEATPLEKPAGETWVTIPGSVMPSRRDYESLLAQVAAKGLPAHVKLIFLGKYDAAKHPDLASRLQSLPRRSQVVTFEQPVPEPLFQSYLAQSDVILPLLHPGVNMFEQYIQTRISGAYNLAFAWKIPLLMERSFGAWEDFARHAVLYAVPDLLETLAGLVQSPDQLQARKAAMEADPKFAFAVQCQRYMDLLQ, encoded by the coding sequence GGATCGCACAGCGAATGCATGTATGCCCAGATACAGTTCCTGCAAAGCAGGGGCTATGGGGTACACATTGTCTGTAATGCGCACCTGTGGCCGTTCTTCGAGGCTGTGACCGGGCTGGCGGGCCACCAGTTGCACGTGGTGGAAACCAGCATCAAAAACCACTGGGGCATCTGGCGACGCTTGCGGGCTTACCTGAAGGCCAACAGTATCCACACCATCGTGGTAAATACCGCGGAAAACAGCGTGGTGCGCGATCTTACGGTATTGGGCCTGCCCGTGAAAACATGGGCCGGTATTGTGCACAACGGCCGCAAATTTAACCGGGGCTTCACCTTGCGCAAACTCATTCTCCGGAAAATAAAGCGCTGCTATGTGCTCAATGACACGCTGTTGCTGCATGTGCTGCCACCGGCGGGCATAAAGCTGGGGTGCTTTTATCCCATTTTCTTCCCGCAGCTGGAGGCCACCCCGCTGGAAAAGCCAGCCGGTGAAACCTGGGTAACCATCCCCGGCAGCGTAATGCCCTCCCGCCGGGATTATGAAAGCCTGCTGGCGCAGGTGGCCGCAAAAGGCCTGCCCGCCCATGTAAAGCTGATCTTCCTGGGAAAATACGATGCGGCAAAACACCCGGACCTGGCCAGCCGCCTGCAATCCCTGCCCCGGCGCAGCCAGGTGGTCACCTTTGAACAACCGGTGCCGGAGCCCCTGTTCCAGTCGTATTTGGCCCAATCCGACGTAATTTTGCCCCTGCTGCACCCGGGTGTCAATATGTTTGAACAATACATCCAAACCCGCATTTCGGGGGCGTACAACCTGGCCTTTGCCTGGAAAATACCGCTGCTGATGGAACGGAGCTTTGGTGCCTGGGAAGACTTTGCGCGGCATGCCGTGCTCTATGCCGTACCAGACCTGCTGGAAACCCTGGCGGGGCTGGTACAATCGCCAGACCAGCTGCAAGCCCGGAAAGCCGCCATGGAGGCCGATCCCAAGTTTGCCTTTGCGGTGCAATGCCAGCGTTATATGGACCTTTTACAATAA